The following are encoded in a window of Flavobacterium psychrotrophum genomic DNA:
- a CDS encoding LuxE/PaaK family acyltransferase, producing MLTATDIFTIASKKAFEKITLKVFRHQFDNNVVYRDFCTFLGRDKQNVNSIQEIPFLPIQFFKSHNVLSTTDTVQETFTSSGTTGSITSRHLVTDLSYYEQSFRMAFSQFYGNIEDYAVLALLPSYLERDGSSLIYMVEDLIKGSNNPHSGFYLSNYDELIQKLVTLDNSGQNVLLIGVTYALLDLVEKQGFSLKNTIIMETGGMKGRRREMIREELHEVLCTGFGVSKIHSEYGMTELLSQAYSLGDGIFECPPWMDILIRDTEDALTYIETGKTGGINVIDLANYNSCSFIATQDLGKKYTNQSFEVLGRFDNSDIRGCNLMVM from the coding sequence GTGCTTACCGCTACCGATATATTTACCATAGCCTCAAAAAAAGCTTTCGAAAAAATTACCCTAAAAGTATTTCGCCACCAGTTCGACAACAATGTGGTGTACCGCGACTTTTGTACTTTTTTAGGCCGTGATAAGCAAAATGTAAACTCAATACAGGAGATTCCGTTTCTGCCCATACAGTTTTTTAAATCGCATAATGTACTAAGCACAACAGATACCGTACAGGAAACCTTTACCAGTAGCGGTACCACCGGCAGCATTACCAGCCGACACCTTGTTACAGACTTAAGTTATTACGAACAAAGCTTCAGGATGGCATTTTCACAGTTCTATGGCAATATAGAAGACTATGCAGTACTGGCACTCCTACCCTCTTACCTGGAACGTGACGGGTCATCGCTTATATACATGGTAGAAGACCTTATAAAAGGATCTAACAACCCACACAGCGGTTTTTACCTTAGCAATTATGATGAGCTAATACAAAAACTTGTAACACTTGATAATTCCGGACAAAATGTATTACTCATAGGCGTTACCTATGCCCTGCTCGACCTTGTAGAAAAACAGGGCTTCAGCCTAAAGAATACTATAATTATGGAAACCGGAGGCATGAAAGGGCGTCGTCGAGAAATGATTCGTGAAGAACTGCATGAAGTGCTTTGCACCGGATTTGGCGTAAGCAAAATACATTCAGAATACGGCATGACAGAACTGCTGTCGCAGGCATATTCTTTAGGCGATGGTATTTTTGAATGCCCGCCATGGATGGATATCTTAATCAGGGATACCGAAGACGCACTCACCTATATAGAGACCGGCAAAACCGGGGGCATAAATGTTATAGACCTGGCAAACTACAATTCGTGCTCCTTTATCGCCACACAAGATCTTGGCAAAAAGTACACAAACCAGAGTTTTGAGGTACTCGGCCGTTTTGACAACAGCGATATCAGAGGATGTAATTTAATGGTAATGTAA
- a CDS encoding T9SS type A sorting domain-containing protein: protein MKKLYTLAFVALSTIAVNAQDFTATFDFAAVTATSGTTDPTPVPTAQNVTFTSFTAVNPAVTENYNSSGPGRFSFNTQALGATNGVDEYASLTGAIDLTKYFQTTISPATGYKVSLSELTFRAQRSGTGVRTYAVRTSADNYAANLGVISIDPTNAALSTQDGNTFFVVSDATTQGQNGSKITISTLANITETLTVRFYGWNAEGDGGTFSIDDVSFKGTATTVASVANNQIEGLKVFPNPNSGSILNITSNANGVKAVAIFDVLGKQVLNTTTSNSTVNVSNLTAGVYIVKVTEEGKTATKKLIKQ, encoded by the coding sequence ATGAAAAAACTTTACACTTTGGCTTTTGTTGCTTTATCAACAATTGCCGTTAATGCACAAGATTTTACTGCAACTTTTGATTTTGCTGCAGTAACTGCAACTTCTGGTACAACAGACCCAACTCCTGTTCCTACAGCTCAGAATGTAACATTTACAAGTTTTACTGCCGTTAACCCTGCAGTTACTGAAAACTACAACTCATCTGGACCTGGCCGTTTCTCTTTCAACACACAAGCCCTTGGCGCTACTAATGGTGTTGACGAGTATGCTTCATTAACAGGAGCTATAGACCTTACAAAATACTTCCAGACAACTATATCTCCTGCTACAGGATACAAAGTTTCTCTTTCTGAACTTACTTTCAGAGCACAAAGATCTGGAACAGGTGTAAGAACTTACGCTGTAAGAACAAGCGCTGATAACTATGCAGCTAACCTTGGTGTTATCTCTATCGACCCAACAAACGCGGCACTTTCAACTCAGGACGGTAATACATTCTTCGTTGTAAGCGATGCAACTACACAAGGACAAAACGGTAGCAAAATTACAATATCTACTCTTGCTAATATAACTGAGACACTTACAGTAAGATTCTACGGTTGGAATGCTGAAGGCGACGGAGGTACATTTAGTATTGATGATGTATCATTTAAAGGTACTGCTACTACTGTAGCATCTGTAGCTAACAACCAGATCGAAGGCCTTAAAGTGTTCCCTAACCCTAACTCAGGAAGCATCCTTAACATTACTTCAAACGCTAACGGTGTTAAAGCTGTAGCTATATTTGACGTACTTGGAAAACAAGTTCTAAACACTACAACATCTAACAGCACTGTAAACGTATCTAACCTTACAGCTGGTGTATATATTGTTAAAGTTACAGAAGAAGGTAAAACTGCTACTAAGAAACTTATCAAGCAATAA
- a CDS encoding uroporphyrinogen-III synthase: MKVKTILVSQPEPKVENSPYFEIQNKLKVKVDFRPFIHVEGVSAKDVRAQKIDLNNYTAIILTSKNSIDHFFRVAEEMRYKVPETLKYFCQSEAIAFYLQKYVVYRKRKIYVGQKDFADLSPLIKKYKDEKFLLPSSEQLNDDMPQVLNSLKVDWTPGTFYRTMMSDLTDLKDVYYDVLAFFSPTGIKSLFKNFPDFQQNNTRIAVFGTTTQKEALDHGLRVDIMAPAPGTPSMTMALEKYITEANKGK, translated from the coding sequence ATGAAAGTGAAAACAATTTTGGTTTCGCAACCGGAACCTAAAGTAGAAAATTCACCGTACTTCGAGATCCAGAATAAGCTAAAGGTGAAAGTAGATTTCAGGCCGTTTATTCATGTTGAGGGTGTAAGCGCTAAAGACGTTAGGGCGCAGAAAATCGACCTTAATAATTATACCGCCATCATCCTGACAAGTAAAAACTCTATAGACCACTTTTTTAGGGTGGCCGAAGAGATGCGATACAAAGTACCTGAAACCCTTAAATATTTTTGCCAGAGTGAGGCGATAGCCTTTTACCTGCAAAAGTATGTAGTGTATAGAAAGCGTAAAATTTATGTTGGCCAAAAGGATTTTGCAGATCTTTCTCCGCTAATTAAGAAGTATAAAGATGAGAAGTTTTTGCTTCCTTCTTCTGAGCAGCTTAATGACGATATGCCGCAAGTGCTAAACAGCCTTAAGGTAGACTGGACTCCCGGTACATTTTACCGCACCATGATGAGCGACCTTACAGATCTTAAGGATGTGTATTATGATGTGCTGGCGTTCTTTAGTCCTACAGGTATAAAATCGTTGTTTAAGAATTTTCCTGATTTTCAGCAAAACAATACCCGTATAGCAGTTTTTGGTACTACTACGCAAAAAGAAGCTTTAGATCATGGCCTTCGTGTAGATATTATGGCTCCGGCTCCGGGTACACCAAGTATGACCATGGCGCTTGAAAAATATATAACAGAAGCAAATAAGGGTAAATAA